One segment of Bacteroidales bacterium DNA contains the following:
- the murA gene encoding UDP-N-acetylglucosamine 1-carboxyvinyltransferase gives MASFRVSGGHPLKGEIVPQGAKNEALQIICATLLTSEKITISNIPDILDVNNLIDLVASLGAEVERITRNSCSFRASQINIDYLLTDDFKKRSTSLRGSLMIMGPLLARFGKAYIPRPGGDKIGRRRMDTHINGLVQLGAEFDYEYTEEFYKLHAAKLKGCSMLLEEASVTGTANILMAAVLAEGTTTIYHAACEPYIQQLCHMLNRMGARISGIGSNLLTIEGVDTLGGCEHTLLPDMIEVGSFIGLAAMTRSEITIKNVSWENLGLIPTVFRRIGIEFERRGDDIYVPGREHYQVETFIDGSILTVDDAPWPGFTPDLISVILVVATQARGNVLIHQKMFESRLFFVDKLIEMGAQVILCDPHRATVYGLDNQIRLRPSTLTSPDIRAGVALLIAALSANGTSIIHNIDQIDRGYERIDERLRALGAKIERII, from the coding sequence ATGGCTTCTTTCAGGGTTTCCGGTGGTCACCCTCTGAAGGGTGAGATCGTTCCGCAGGGCGCTAAAAACGAGGCACTGCAAATCATCTGTGCCACCCTGCTCACCTCAGAAAAAATTACAATCAGCAACATCCCGGATATCCTGGATGTCAATAACCTTATTGACCTGGTGGCCTCACTTGGCGCAGAAGTGGAACGCATTACCCGTAATTCCTGTTCATTCCGGGCTTCACAGATCAATATCGATTACCTGCTCACTGACGATTTTAAAAAGCGCAGCACAAGCCTCAGGGGATCACTGATGATCATGGGACCCCTTCTCGCCCGATTCGGCAAGGCATACATACCCCGACCCGGTGGAGATAAAATCGGACGCCGCCGTATGGATACCCATATCAACGGCCTTGTTCAGCTTGGTGCTGAATTTGATTACGAATACACCGAGGAATTTTATAAACTGCATGCCGCCAAACTCAAAGGATGCAGCATGCTGCTCGAAGAAGCCTCTGTTACAGGAACGGCCAACATACTGATGGCAGCAGTTCTTGCCGAAGGAACGACCACTATTTACCACGCCGCCTGTGAGCCCTACATTCAGCAGCTCTGTCATATGCTGAACCGCATGGGTGCCCGCATCTCCGGTATAGGCTCCAACCTGCTCACGATTGAAGGTGTTGACACGCTTGGCGGATGCGAACACACACTGCTCCCGGATATGATCGAAGTGGGATCATTCATTGGTCTTGCTGCAATGACCCGTTCTGAAATCACGATTAAAAATGTATCCTGGGAGAACCTGGGACTTATTCCCACTGTTTTCAGGAGGATCGGAATTGAATTTGAACGCAGGGGTGACGATATCTATGTTCCCGGCAGGGAACATTACCAGGTTGAAACTTTCATTGACGGATCCATACTCACTGTGGATGACGCGCCGTGGCCCGGTTTTACACCCGACCTTATCAGCGTAATCCTTGTTGTTGCCACACAGGCCCGCGGAAATGTGCTGATCCACCAGAAAATGTTTGAAAGCCGCTTATTTTTCGTGGATAAATTAATTGAAATGGGAGCCCAGGTCATTCTTTGTGATCCTCACAGGGCTACCGTTTACGGGCTTGATAACCAGATACGGTTAAGGCCTTCCACACTGACTTCTCCTGACATCAGGGCCGGTGTTGCCCTTCTGATTGCCGCCCTTTCGGCAAACGGAACCAGCATCATCCATAATATCGACCAGATTGACCGTGGTTATGAGCGCATTGATGAGCGACTCCGTGCACTCGGTGCAAAAATTGAGCGAATTATTTAA
- a CDS encoding DUF4290 domain-containing protein: MEYDYNTSRNHLILPEYGRNIQKMVEYILTVEDREERNRLAQAVIIIMGNMNPHLRDINDFKHKLWDHLAIMADFRLDIDFPYEIPRPEEFTEKPRRVSYSTTDIKYRHYGKIVEDLIREALKLPDGEDKDTLVRLIANHMKKSYLTWNRDSVTDEIIFNDLYELSGRKLSVKEGVKLSEQKDFQKGRQQQQQNQQQNRKRMQMQQQRKKPMQ; this comes from the coding sequence ATGGAATACGACTACAATACCAGCCGCAATCACCTGATTCTTCCGGAATACGGAAGAAATATCCAGAAAATGGTTGAGTATATTCTTACAGTGGAGGACCGGGAGGAAAGAAACCGGCTTGCACAGGCTGTTATTATCATTATGGGCAATATGAATCCTCATTTACGCGATATCAACGATTTTAAGCATAAACTCTGGGATCACCTGGCTATCATGGCCGATTTCAGGCTCGATATTGACTTCCCTTACGAAATTCCACGTCCCGAGGAATTTACAGAAAAACCCAGGAGGGTCAGCTACAGCACAACCGACATTAAATACAGGCATTACGGTAAAATAGTGGAGGACCTCATCCGTGAAGCGCTAAAGCTTCCCGACGGCGAGGACAAGGATACCCTTGTACGGCTGATCGCCAATCACATGAAAAAATCTTACCTCACCTGGAACCGCGATTCGGTTACCGATGAGATTATCTTCAATGATCTTTACGAGCTTTCAGGCAGAAAACTTTCCGTGAAGGAAGGCGTTAAGTTATCCGAGCAGAAAGATTTTCAGAAAGGCCGCCAGCAGCAGCAACAAAATCAGCAGCAGAACAGGAAACGCATGCAGATGCAACAGCAGCGAAAAAAACCTATGCAATAA